AGGAGTGGAGCCTGGCCGGCACCGTCATCGATCCCGTCCTGCGCTCACATCTGCGGCCGCAAAGGGCGATCATCCTGTGCGGGCTGGTTTTCCTGCTCACCGTGACCATGGGCATATACCCGGCCTGGAAGGCCTCCAGGACCCTGCCGGTGGAGGCGATGGAGAAGCCTTAAAGGCAGTCCAAAGTCCAATGTCCAATGTCCAAAGGGACTACGCCTTAAAGGCAGTCCAAAGTCCAATGTCCAAAGTCCAAAGGGACTACCATTTTATGGAACTTGAAATTTGAAATTCAATCGTCCGGAGGCCAACCATGTCGATCATCAGAACTGAAAACCTCAACCGCAACTACCAGCAGGGGTCTGTGACGGTTCACGCCCTGCAGGACGTGGACCTTCAGATCGAGCGCGGGGATTTCACTGTCCTGGCCGGGCCCTCCGGGTCCGGGAAAACCACCCTGCTCAACATGCTCGGGGCTCTGGACAAGCCGTCGTCCGGGAAAGTGTGGCTGGACGGGCAGGAGATCACCGGGCTTTCGCGCCGGCAGCAGTCACAGCTCCGGAGGGACCGGATCGGCTTCGTTTTCCAGTTCTACAACCTGGTCCCGGTCCTCACGGCTTTTGAGAACGCCGAGTTCGTCCTGCTGCTCCAGGGGGTCGAACGTCACGAGCGCAAGGAAAAGGTCAGGGAGCTTCTCCGGAAGGTCGGGCTCGAGGGACTGGAGAAAAGAAAGCCCCACGAGCTTTCCGGGGGACAGCA
This bacterium DNA region includes the following protein-coding sequences:
- a CDS encoding ABC transporter ATP-binding protein, which encodes MSIIRTENLNRNYQQGSVTVHALQDVDLQIERGDFTVLAGPSGSGKTTLLNMLGALDKPSSGKVWLDGQEITGLSRRQQSQLRRDRIGFVFQFYNLVPVLTAFENAEFVLLLQGVERHERKEKVRELLRKVGLEGLEKRKPHELSGGQQQRVAIARALASSPAVILADEPTANLDSATEEGLLDLMEGLNREFGTTFLFSSHDPDVIKRAKRLIKLHDGRIVSDERIRSEDQS